The Candidatus Zixiibacteriota bacterium sequence TCGCGGCGAAGCATCTCCAGCGCGCCGTACACCGAGCGCTCCCGTATCACCGCGCGCAGACCGCCGAGTTTCATGCGGTGGGCCCGTTTGTCTCTCACGGTGGCCAACCCGATCCACACCGTGCCGACCGGTTTCTCATCGCTGCCGCCGTCCGGCCCCGCAATTCCGGTCAGCGCCAGCGCGTAGTCCGTCTCGAACCGCTCGCGACACCCGGCGGCCATCGCCACCGCGCACTCTTCGGATACCGCGCCATGGCTCCCGATCACCTCCGGCGGCACTCCCAGTTGCCGTGTTTTGGCTGCGTCGGAGTATGCCAGGATACCGCCCCGGAAATAGGCCGATGAACCCGGGACGGACGTGACGGCGGCGCCCAGTAATCCGCCCGTGCAGGACTCGGCAACTGCGAGCGTGCGATCGTTGTCCCGAAGCAGTTGGCCGACCACCGACTCCAGCGTATCCTCGTCGTAGCCGTACACGTAGCGGCCGACTTTGTCCTCGAGATAGCGCACCAGGGCGCGCGCTTTTTCGTCGGCCTGATCCTGCGTCTCGGCGGAAGCGATGACGCGGAGGTCCACGCCGCGGTAGCCCGGCAGGTACGCAAGCCGGACACCGGTGTCGAGCTTGAGGTCCGGCACAATCATTTCCGCGATGCGTGACTCGACAATG is a genomic window containing:
- a CDS encoding competence/damage-inducible protein A; the encoded protein is MEVELITIGDEIITGHTIDTNAAYMASRLVDNGFIVRYRTSVGDNAEDMEEAFRQALKRVEIVIVTGGLGPTDDDVTKRSIVKVFKRNLIFHEDILEDIRARYSKRGIEMPAINQNQALLPQGATFFPNKNGSAVGICIAEHGRVFIALPGVPFEMMQILDDYVIPYLRNLGARQAIKVTRVRTTGIVESRIAEMIVPDLKLDTGVRLAYLPGYRGVDLRVIASAETQDQADEKARALVRYLEDKVGRYVYGYDEDTLESVVGQLLRDNDRTLAVAESCTGGLLGAAVTSVPGSSAYFRGGILAYSDAAKTRQLGVPPEVIGSHGAVSEECAVAMAAGCRERFETDYALALTGIAGPDGGSDEKPVGTVWIGLATVRDKRAHRMKLGGLRAVIRERSVYGALEMLRREILDIK